Proteins encoded within one genomic window of Camelina sativa cultivar DH55 chromosome 19, Cs, whole genome shotgun sequence:
- the LOC104765458 gene encoding uncharacterized protein LOC104765458 isoform X2: MGNSLQNREGSSNSHLTAPLAPLGFKGKQKQIGQGRQREVFTHFVSLPLVTYPELKEKLEAFQNSILGNNNDKVLPLKFQNTLPQRGIEKSIFVSPKTFHLTVVMLRLENNESVVKAQKILKSISPNVRQALKNRPVFTRLRGLECMNGSLDKTRVLYAPVEEVGNEGRLLSACLRMLSLMHL, encoded by the exons ATGGGGAATTCACTTCAGAATCGTGAGGGATCTTCCAATTCTCATCTCACAGCTCCTCTGGCTCCTCTGGGTTTCAAAGGCAAGCAGAAACAG ATTGGACAAGGTCGTCAGAGAGAAGTGTTTACACACTTTGTGTCACTTCCGTTAGTTACCTATCCTGAGTTGAAGGAAAAACTTGAGGCTTTCCAGAATTCTATATTGGGTAACAACAATGATAAGGTTCTTCCACTCAAGTTTCAGAACACTTTACCTC AGAGGGGAATCGAAAAATCGATTTTTGTTTCGCCCAAAACTTTCCATTTGACTGTGGTTATGTTAAGGTTAGAGAACAATGAATCTGTGGTCAAAGCTCAAAAAATTCTTAAG AGTATTTCTCCTAATGTGAGGCAGGCTTTGAAGAACCGACCTGTCTTCACTAGACTCAGGGGATTG GAATGTATGAATGGATCTTTAGACAAAACCCGCGTTCTCTATGCTCCTGTTGAAGAAGTTGGGAATGAGGGTCGCCTGCTAAGCGCTTGTC TTCGGATGTTATCATTGATGCATTTGTAA
- the LOC104765458 gene encoding uncharacterized protein LOC104765458 isoform X1 has product MGNSLQNREGSSNSHLTAPLAPLGFKGKQKQIGQGRQREVFTHFVSLPLVTYPELKEKLEAFQNSILGNNNDKVLPLKFQNTLPQRGIEKSIFVSPKTFHLTVVMLRLENNESVVKAQKILKSISPNVRQALKNRPVFTRLRGLECMNGSLDKTRVLYAPVEEVGNEGRLLSACHAKSRLKLHATVMNASYRKDKSRKMDTTFDAREIHKEFGNKDWGTYLIREAHISQRFKYDSNGYFHCCASLPFPHK; this is encoded by the exons ATGGGGAATTCACTTCAGAATCGTGAGGGATCTTCCAATTCTCATCTCACAGCTCCTCTGGCTCCTCTGGGTTTCAAAGGCAAGCAGAAACAG ATTGGACAAGGTCGTCAGAGAGAAGTGTTTACACACTTTGTGTCACTTCCGTTAGTTACCTATCCTGAGTTGAAGGAAAAACTTGAGGCTTTCCAGAATTCTATATTGGGTAACAACAATGATAAGGTTCTTCCACTCAAGTTTCAGAACACTTTACCTC AGAGGGGAATCGAAAAATCGATTTTTGTTTCGCCCAAAACTTTCCATTTGACTGTGGTTATGTTAAGGTTAGAGAACAATGAATCTGTGGTCAAAGCTCAAAAAATTCTTAAG AGTATTTCTCCTAATGTGAGGCAGGCTTTGAAGAACCGACCTGTCTTCACTAGACTCAGGGGATTG GAATGTATGAATGGATCTTTAGACAAAACCCGCGTTCTCTATGCTCCTGTTGAAGAAGTTGGGAATGAGGGTCGCCTGCTAAGCGCTTGTC ACGCAAAGTCACGCTTAAAG CTACATGCAACGGTAATGAATGCAAGCTACAGAAAAGATAAAAGCAGAAAGATGGATACTACTTTTGATGCAAGAGAGATACACAAAGAGTTTGGGAACAAGGATTGGGGAACATATTTAATCAGAGAAGCTCATATCTCACAACGCTTTAAATATGACTCGAATGGCTACTTCCATTGCTGCGCTTCACTACCTTTTCCACACAAGTGA
- the LOC104765459 gene encoding uncharacterized protein LOC104765459 isoform X1 → MLTCRTLFRIDRVFGFTSRCFQSNSESFSILSYRVSEKSAMDEFKKQKKMVNLVWRPISSTQSSSVIIAEAGNDVREAAQCSKSSDVSEEVIEGGRSETALVVSAGKHSVSLEVGASLIKFIRGKEGATQMKLEEEMGVKIILPSSRNEDHIIIEGGSVDCVTKASERIETIIDEVVRSPSLDYSHFVSLPLAIHPELVEKLVNFQNSILGNNSIAGDEQDDQADKSTTSVAVDPKANSETNQVNVDIKSIPIVSYPPMTKAKSSTLFDLGIDKSIFIKPNTFHLTVLMLKLWNKDRVNEARDILKSISPSVMDALDNRPIFIRLKGLDCMRGPLAKARVIYVPVEEIGDEGRLLRACQVITDAFVKAGLVLEKDAKQSLKLHATVMNARHRKRRKDNRKRMETFDAREIHKQFGNEDWGEYLIREAHLSRRFVFEQNGYYRCCASIPFPGEHRA, encoded by the exons ATGTTAACTTGCAGGACTCTGTTTAG GATTGATCGTGTATTCGGGTTTACGAGTAGATGTTTTCAATCGAATTCG GAATCTTTTAGTATCTTGAGCTATAGGGTAAGTGAGAAGAGTGCCATGGATGAAttcaagaagcagaagaagatggtAAATTTAGTGTGGAGACCTATCTCCTCCACTCAATCCTCTTCAGTTATTATTGCAG AAGCTGGAAATGATGTCCGAGAAGCAGCTCAGTGTAGCAAATCAAGTGATGTTTCTGAAGAAGTTATTGAAGGAGGAAGGAGTGAGACAGCCTTAGTTGTATCCGCTGGAAAGCATTCAGTCTCTCTTGAg GTTGGGGCTTCTTTGATTAAGTTCATTAGAGGAAAAGA AGGAGCTACGCAGATGAAACTTGAAGAGGAAATGGGAGTGAAGATCATTCTTCCATCATCAAGGAATGAAGACCACATCA TCATTGAAGGTGGTTCAGTGGACTGTGTGACTAAAGCTTCAGAAAGAATAGAGACCATTATCGACGAG GTTGTACGGAGTCCGAGTCTTGATTACTCACACTTTGTATCACTTCCATTAGCCATACACCCTGAGTTAGTGGAAAAGCTAGTGAATTTTCAGAACTCTATACTCGGGAACAATAGCATAGCTGGTGATGAACAAGATGACCAAGCTGATAAATCAACCACAAGTGTGGCGGTTGATCCAAAAGCTAATAGTGAAACAAATCAGGTCAATGTGGATATCAAGAGCATACCAATTGTCAGTTACCCGCCTATGACCAAAGCAAAGTCATCCACTTTATTTG ACTTGGGGATTGACAAGTCCATTTTTATTAAGCCGAACACTTTTCACTTGACTGTGCTTATGTTAAAGTTATGGAACAAAGATCGTGTCAATGAAGCGCGTGATATTCTAAAG AGTATATCTCCTAGCGTGATGGACGCTTTGGATAACAGACCAATATTCATAAGACTTAAAGGATTG GACTGTATGAGAGGACCATTAGCCAAGGCTCGTGTGATTTATGTTCCTGTTGAAGAAATTGGCGATGAAGGCCGGCTTTTACGTGCCTGTC AAGTTATTACTGATGCATTTGTGAAAGCTGGGCTTGTTCTCGAGAAAGATGCAAAGCAGAGCTTGAAG CTGCACGCGACCGTGATGAATGCGAGGCACAGGAAAAGGAG AAAGGACAATAGGAAGAGGATGGAGACGTTTGATGCAAGAGAGATACACAAACAGTTTGGAAATGAAGATTGGGGAGAATATCTGATCCGAGAAGCTCATCTCTCACGGCGATTTGTATTCGAACAGAACGGTTATTACCGTTGCTGTGCGTCAATACCATTCCCAGGAGAGCACAGAGCCTGA
- the LOC104765459 gene encoding A-kinase anchor protein 7-like isoform X2 produces MDEFKKQKKMVNLVWRPISSTQSSSVIIAEAGNDVREAAQCSKSSDVSEEVIEGGRSETALVVSAGKHSVSLEVGASLIKFIRGKEGATQMKLEEEMGVKIILPSSRNEDHIIIEGGSVDCVTKASERIETIIDEVVRSPSLDYSHFVSLPLAIHPELVEKLVNFQNSILGNNSIAGDEQDDQADKSTTSVAVDPKANSETNQVNVDIKSIPIVSYPPMTKAKSSTLFDLGIDKSIFIKPNTFHLTVLMLKLWNKDRVNEARDILKSISPSVMDALDNRPIFIRLKGLDCMRGPLAKARVIYVPVEEIGDEGRLLRACQVITDAFVKAGLVLEKDAKQSLKLHATVMNARHRKRRKDNRKRMETFDAREIHKQFGNEDWGEYLIREAHLSRRFVFEQNGYYRCCASIPFPGEHRA; encoded by the exons ATGGATGAAttcaagaagcagaagaagatggtAAATTTAGTGTGGAGACCTATCTCCTCCACTCAATCCTCTTCAGTTATTATTGCAG AAGCTGGAAATGATGTCCGAGAAGCAGCTCAGTGTAGCAAATCAAGTGATGTTTCTGAAGAAGTTATTGAAGGAGGAAGGAGTGAGACAGCCTTAGTTGTATCCGCTGGAAAGCATTCAGTCTCTCTTGAg GTTGGGGCTTCTTTGATTAAGTTCATTAGAGGAAAAGA AGGAGCTACGCAGATGAAACTTGAAGAGGAAATGGGAGTGAAGATCATTCTTCCATCATCAAGGAATGAAGACCACATCA TCATTGAAGGTGGTTCAGTGGACTGTGTGACTAAAGCTTCAGAAAGAATAGAGACCATTATCGACGAG GTTGTACGGAGTCCGAGTCTTGATTACTCACACTTTGTATCACTTCCATTAGCCATACACCCTGAGTTAGTGGAAAAGCTAGTGAATTTTCAGAACTCTATACTCGGGAACAATAGCATAGCTGGTGATGAACAAGATGACCAAGCTGATAAATCAACCACAAGTGTGGCGGTTGATCCAAAAGCTAATAGTGAAACAAATCAGGTCAATGTGGATATCAAGAGCATACCAATTGTCAGTTACCCGCCTATGACCAAAGCAAAGTCATCCACTTTATTTG ACTTGGGGATTGACAAGTCCATTTTTATTAAGCCGAACACTTTTCACTTGACTGTGCTTATGTTAAAGTTATGGAACAAAGATCGTGTCAATGAAGCGCGTGATATTCTAAAG AGTATATCTCCTAGCGTGATGGACGCTTTGGATAACAGACCAATATTCATAAGACTTAAAGGATTG GACTGTATGAGAGGACCATTAGCCAAGGCTCGTGTGATTTATGTTCCTGTTGAAGAAATTGGCGATGAAGGCCGGCTTTTACGTGCCTGTC AAGTTATTACTGATGCATTTGTGAAAGCTGGGCTTGTTCTCGAGAAAGATGCAAAGCAGAGCTTGAAG CTGCACGCGACCGTGATGAATGCGAGGCACAGGAAAAGGAG AAAGGACAATAGGAAGAGGATGGAGACGTTTGATGCAAGAGAGATACACAAACAGTTTGGAAATGAAGATTGGGGAGAATATCTGATCCGAGAAGCTCATCTCTCACGGCGATTTGTATTCGAACAGAACGGTTATTACCGTTGCTGTGCGTCAATACCATTCCCAGGAGAGCACAGAGCCTGA
- the LOC104767551 gene encoding F-box/kelch-repeat protein At5g51250-like, which produces MERHLYSSLCCTIDNVVYSTSKGAVIWYDTEASKWRDLQGLVGLPEFLDASCVRLTDYGGKLALLWDDELPSFYGPGFGHHTLIWCAVISLVRHKSSEIWGKVEWFXSLVSKRFRSLVASPELYKVRSLLGHTESCLYVCLELGLNKKVSWFTLCRKPDQTTLNSKRSAYISRKKEESSGYVLARVSISDSPCSNSAGLVAVGSDIYNVADIYTIRERCVSLSVMDCQSHTWRKAPSLRVKLLTLSASVLDRKIYVAGNYKARDTESNKLENSVEVFDIDTQMWDSVPIPCHFKYRDYQFAYCKSICTDGNFRVAEPFGKALVYIPKEDRWDTVEQPCMERHLYSSLCCTIDNVVYSTSKGAVIWYDTEASKWRDLQGLVGLPEFLDASCVRLTDYGGKLALLWDDELPSFYGPGFGHHTLIWCAVISLVRHKSSEIWGKVEWFDHVLTVPRRYTFVNALAATV; this is translated from the coding sequence ATGGAGCGTCATTTGTATTCTTCACTTTGTTGCACGATAGACAATGTTGTCTACTCTACTTCTAAGGGAGCCGTCATTTGGTATGACACTGAGGCAAGTAAGTGGAGAGATTTGCAGGGTTTGGTAGGATTACCTGAGTTCCTTGATGCTTCTTGTGTTAGATTGACTGACTATGGCGGGAAGCTAGCTCTTTTATGGGACGATGAGCTGCCTTCTTTTTATGGGCCTGGCTTCGGCCATCACACACTGATTTGGTGTGCTGTGATTTCACTCGTAAGGCACAAGAGTAGTGAGATTTGGGGGAAAGTTGAGTGGTTTGANTCACTCGTCTCCAAGAGATTTCGATCTCTCGTGGCTTCACCAGAGCTTTACAAGGTCAGGTCACTCTTGGGACACACGGAGAGTTGTCTTTATGTTTGCTTAGAACTGGGTCTTAATAAGAAGGTTAGCTGGTTCACCCTTTGCCGGAAACCTGATCAAACAACCCTAAACTCGAAGAGAAGTGCGTATATTAGTAGGAAGAAGGAGGAGTCAAGTGGGTATGTTTTGGCTAGAGTCTCCATTTCCGATTCTCCTTGTTCTAACTCTGCGGGTCTCGTAGCGGTTGGTTCTGATATTTACAATGTTGCTGATATCTACACAATACGAGAGCGCTGCGTCAGCCTTTCTGTTATGGATTGCCAATCCCACACGTGGCGCAAGGCTCCAAGCTTGCGGGTGAAGCTATTGACGCTCTCTGCTAGCGTCCTTGATAGAAAGATATATGTAGCAGGGAACTACAAAGCTCGCGATACCGAGAGTAACAAGTTGGAGAACTCGGTGGAGGTGTTTGACATAGACACACAAATGTGGGATTCTGTGCCCATCCCTTGCCACTTCAAGTACAGAGACTACCAATTTGCTTACTGCAAAAGCATATGTACTGACGGGAATTTCCGTGTGGCTGAGCCTTTTGGAAAGGCCTTGGTTTACATACCCAAGGAAGATAGATGGGACACGGTTGAACAACCATGTATGGAGCGTCATTTGTATTCTTCACTTTGTTGCACGATAGACAATGTTGTCTACTCTACTTCTAAGGGAGCCGTCATTTGGTATGACACCGAGGCAAGTAAGTGGAGAGATTTGCAGGGTTTGGTAGGATTACCTGAGTTCCTTGATGCTTCTTGTGTTAGATTGACTGACTATGGCGGGAAGCTAGCTCTTTTATGGGACGATGAGCTGCCTTCTTTTTATGGGCCTGGCTTCGGCCATCACACACTGATTTGGTGTGCTGTGATTTCACTCGTAAGGCACAAGAGTAGTGAGATTTGGGGGAAAGTTGAGTGGTTTGATCATGTGCTTACAGTCCCTAGACGCTATACTTTTGTGAATGCTCTTGCTGCTACTGTTTGA
- the LOC109125191 gene encoding F-box/kelch-repeat protein At5g51250-like has product MKRKRKTTTRRITKKKRSPTPQSTTTIASLADPDDLVLVPSLPDDLVLVIVARVPRLYYPTLSLVSKRFRSLVASPELYKVRSLLGHTESCLYVCLELGLNKKVSWFTLCRKPDQTTLNSKRSAYISRKKEESSGYVLARVSISDSPCSNSAGLVAVGSDIYNVADIYTIRERCVSLSVMDCQSHTWRKAPSLRVKLLTLSASVLDRKIYVAGNYKARDTERNMLENSVEVFDIDTQMWASVPIPCHFKVQRLPICLLQKHMY; this is encoded by the coding sequence atgaaaaggaaaaggaagacAACGACTAGGAGgattacaaagaagaagaggtcgCCGACGCCTCAATCGACCACAACAATTGCGTCACTTGCCGATCCCGATGATTTGGTATTGGTTCCGTCACTTCCTGATGATTTGGTATTGGTCATCGTCGCACGCGTCCCAAGGTTATACTATCCGACTCTCTCACTCGTCTCCAAGAGATTTCGATCTCTCGTGGCTTCACCAGAGCTTTACAAGGTCAGGTCACTCTTGGGACACACGGAGAGTTGTCTTTATGTTTGCTTAGAACTGGGTCTTAATAAGAAGGTTAGCTGGTTCACCCTTTGCCGGAAACCTGATCAAACAACCCTAAACTCGAAGAGAAGTGCGTATATTAGTAGGAAGAAGGAGGAGTCAAGTGGGTATGTTTTGGCTAGAGTCTCCATTTCCGATTCTCCTTGTTCTAACTCTGCGGGTCTCGTAGCGGTTGGTTCTGATATTTACAATGTTGCTGATATCTACACAATACGAGAGCGCTGCGTCAGCCTTTCTGTTATGGATTGCCAGTCCCACACGTGGCGCAAGGCTCCAAGCTTGCGGGTGAAGCTATTGACGCTCTCTGCTAGCGTCCTTGATAGAAAGATATATGTTGCAGGGAACTACAAAGCTCGCGATACCGAGAGGAACATGTTGGAGAACTCGGTGGAGGTGTTTGACATAGACACACAAATGTGGGCTTCTGTGCCCATCCCTTGCCACTTCAAAGTACAGAGACTACCAATTTGCTTACTGCAAAAGCATATGTACTGA
- the LOC104765460 gene encoding aquaporin TIP2-1-like → MAGVAFGSFGDSFSLASLRAYLAEFISTLLFVFAGVGSAIAYAKLTSDAALDTPGLVAIAVCHGFALFVAVAIGANISGGHVNPAVTFGLAVGGQITVITGVFYWIAQLLGSTAACFLLKFVTGGLAVPIHSVGAGLGALEGVVMEIIITFALVYTVYATAADPKKGSLGTIAPLAIGLIVGANILAAGPFSGGSMNPARSFGPAVAAGDFSGHWVYWVGPLIGGGLAGLIYGNVFMSSSEHVPLDSADF, encoded by the exons ATGGCTGGAGTTGCCTTTGGTTCTTTTGGTGATTCCTTCAGCTTGGCTTCTCTAAGAGCTTACCTCGCTGAGTTCATCTCCACTTTGCTCTTTGTTTTCGCTGGTGTTGGCTCTGCCATTGCGTACG CAAAGTTGACGTCCGACGCTGCTCTTGATACGCCGGGACTAGTGGCCATCGCGGTTTGCCATGGTTTTGCTCTCTTCGTGGCGGTTGCAATCGGAGCCAACATCTCTGGTGGCCACGTTAACCCAGCCGTCACTTTTGGTCTAGCCGTCGGTGGTCAAATCACAGTCATCACCGGAGTTTTCTACTGGATCGCTCAGCTTCTCGGCTCCACTGCCGCTTGCTTCCTCCTCAAATTCGTCACCGGCGGTTTG GCGGTTCCAATCCACAGCGTTGGAGCTGGACTAGGAGCATTAGAAGGAGTAGTGATGGAGATCATCATCACCTTCGCTTTGGTCTACACCGTCTACGCCACCGCCGCTGATCCCAAGAAGGGTTCTCTCGGAACCATCGCTCCTCTCGCCATTGGCCTCATCGTTGGTGCTAACATCCTCGCCGCCGGTCCATTCTCCGGTGGATCCATGAACCCAGCACGTTCCTTTGGACCAGCTGTTGCTGCTGGAGACTTCTCTGGTCACTGGGTTTACTGGGTTGGACCACTCATCGGCGGTGGACTTGCCGGACTTATCTACGGAAATGTCTTCATGAGCTCTTCCGAACATGTT